tcttCTTCCCTTTTGTACCAATAATAACATGGTAAATTGCTTAagatataattaatatatttattatttttattgaatgaaagaaaataaaaattgaGTATAACTTGTACATaaatttcatataatttacaaTAATCTTCATCATTGATGTTagaatttttattatttatacattcGTTTATTACTTGCAAATAAaacttttttattgtttcattataaaaatgaaatttacaaagaaaatatataatatttaatttctGGTTTAATGATAATTCGAATTTAGATGTAACAATATTTTTCTGAACACTATTATTTGCATTAttgattttattaattttattggaattataattaatatcACTTGTACTATAAGGAGAATTATCTATTTCTTCGTAAGTAGTAGATTCGTTTTGATTTCCTTCCAAGTTTTTATAATGCATTGTGTAGGAATTATAGTTTATtgtattttcattattttgttcCATATAATGAgaattttcattattattattattattatttgtattgTTTTCTAAATGgttcttatttatattttgttctttcTGTTCCTTAGACTGAAAAGATGATGGTGTATCATTTGTACTTGAGctattatcatttattttaattgCCGATGTAATATGTTCATTTATATGgtccatattattttgttcaaGTACTGCATTATTCTTTTGGTCCATTTCTACATTCTCCTCTAATTCTAAATTATCCTTAAAATTACcatatttttgtaaaatcatataattaaaataaagtACATCCTTGTTTTTTACacataaattaattaaGACATCATTAGTTTTTATTAGATTACGTATAATGGATGAATCCATATAATGTTGTTGTTGGTTTAATGAAGAGATATAATGATTTAGTAATTTAAATACAAAGgtttcatttatataatttaatttgaaatagaaatataagatgatatgaacaaaaggataattaatattttttatatttattttatttaattcattatttaaaatatataaatatttcatatagattttagataaattatattttatatatatttgtaatatttgtaaataATCTTGCAAGTTAAAAAAGGGTAAAAACCTTTCCATACgtttaatataatacattataagtatatttaaatatgaatattttgatgatatatatattttttgataaatattatttatatttaataacaCATTAGATATCATTCTATAGCTCTTAATATCAACAATATcatttttacaaaaaatgaGATTCTTTAAGGctaaatttaaaagatcCATATGCATAGAAGAATAATTAttgttatcattattattaacacaattcgtattattaaaattgtttatattattcataatattatggttaatatcataattgggatcattttcttttatattatttatataatttatcaaacttgttatattttgtaatgATAACATTTCTTGCTTCATGAATTgttttatttcttcatttgAAGTGTCCTTctcattattttctaaataatttttcaaattGATATTATACTTTAGTCGACTTTGtagaatattatatatgacaGGATGATTAAGTGTATATtcttcataattattattaatattttggttatgttcatttttgtttatattaaaagtatCACCAAATAACCCattcaatatattaatataatttccACAACTACtattgtaataattattattattgcATATGgtatcattattattatctaatTGGAAGGTGttcaaattattaattttctttaatttgTCCTTATATCGTTCATTTAACGCTTCAAcctttataatattttccttttgCTTATTTgcttcattatttataaaagatgaagaaaaaaatttatttaaattaattttaaaaatattaatttttttataatctATGTAAGGTAAAAATGTTGCAAGCATATTTCTAGTTTGgcttttttcatttaataatatgaacaagTTAATAATACTTGTGTTCATGtcataatcataataatatttttcaaagTTGGACGTGTACATAAAATGtgtatttaaattaatttgCTCAAAATGGGAGGATAAAACAGGTTCATTCTGACTCACACTATTTGTTTTGTCTCCATTGTTTGTGTTGTCTCCATTGTTTGTGTTGTCCAcattgtttatattttccactttatttatacttttCTCAATATTCATTCTACTTATATATTCGTCCAAATAATTTTCATCAAATTCATAATTAACCAAATCTTTTTTCTTCGCACTTCTTTtggaatatattatatgttcCCATTTTTCATTGAGCATTTTTTGTACATGTTTAGATATGTAAAAGTCTATGAAAGATTGgaatttatttattttatgtattatatttactaGTGAACATATTTCTGATATATCCAATTGgttaatatatgtaaatatgataaaatagTTCATAATTTGCTCTCTTgtattttcatcatatttttgatttaataaatgaagataatttgaagtattattaacaaagggaataaaatgattctgaattatatattcatatatttgatATTGATGTTgtatattgttatttttaagtatatcattttctttttctttaattttgaatataaatTCCTCATTAATTTCGTTAAAAATTGATAATGATATTAgtataataaaatcatctttattaataatagagtgtgtattttttttttttgttttaaagttatttttgtttaaaaTTGAAGAGTATAAaacattattttgtttatctCTAATGTTagaattaattatatttttattatcatttatatctGATTCTATGTTTAGATTTTTatctattatattattatcaattttgatattattattatcaaatttgttatttatatattcttcattaaaatgtaaaatatttgttatatccattatattattattattattattattattattattattattatatatattacatttatttatagtTTCCATTTTATTCCCATTTtgaagatatatattatttttaatttcgAATGTAAAGTTTGAAGGGAATTTATGCAACAAATTAACGAATTGTataaattcttttaatgtatatagatttatagaataatatatttcatttataaaataattaataatttttttacaatcatttaataagcttatatttcttttatttatatctgTAAAATTATCGCACTTCTTAATCATTTGAATTGTATTACAAAAAACattaagtatatataaatataaattctttgaaaatatatgtttatattttaacacatattttattaaaaatatattattcataaataagaagttattcatatgatctacattttctttaatctttaaaatatatggaaTTAGATGATAATGATTATGTTTTTGgttatgtaataaaaataatttcattttatttaacaAAATTACATCAAACGATCTTTTCTGTGATTCATTTAATTGTATAATAGAAGTGagtatattataaaaaacgtagttatgtatatttgtattatttacattatgagaataataatttaatatatttgatgAATGTGTCATGTCTTCATTTTTAAGAGAGGCAAAGAAATTATTTCTCAACAAAGAGTTCGCAAAGAAATTACGAATTCCACtatttaacatattattattatgattaatttggttattcatattattattcatattattattcatattattattcatattattattattattatcatcatcgtttaatttataattttccttttgtgatatattattttcatttatatttatgctattattatgttcatTGAATAGGACATGACTCttgatttttttattatttaaaaaatccTCTTTAGAggaataaagaaaaaattcTGAATTACTTATTTTTGAGTACACTAAATTCATCaaaacatatttaatttcataattatttaaaaaggaCAAATCACGATATATTAAACTTAgtaaacatatattaatattttcattttttagaaagttataaaatgataattcttgagaaagaaaattttttatttccattttaccatatttttcattcttTGATGAAAgatattctttatataataagaacaTCATATATTGATCTTCTACcgtttttttatttttcttgtttaattcttcataaatttgttctatttttttattaatatgtataatatatggaaaatcatatgttttatcattatcacatatattagaaagatataataagatttctatttttttatttatatcattaatattatcaatacattctattattttttcacaaaacattttctttatttgtaataaatcctttttattcttattattaataaaatatatattatcttttaatCCTCTTAAAAATTGTGTAACATTATTTGGACAATGTAAGCTTTTTAAAATAActttttgtatattattattattattatttataaatagattattcttatcattaaaataatgaaataagGACAAAAAcgtttttatattttcattatttttataattactaaaaaatgtatttattttcatattatcattatagttcaataatatttgttctttaatataatttacatattttgttataaaaaaaggataagcattgtaaaaataattataaaacatatttaattctttaatatatatattataattaatatgttcttttaatatatatctagttgttcttattatattcttattatcatcataatattttaatatatcatatgtCTTACTACTAAAATTAGGTTGTTTTAgattttcatttaattctttactcatttttatataactatcatttttatttatattcccatttttcttttcttcaAAATAAGGACATATTTCAGTACTCTCgtatttattcttattttcactacattctttattatttatattatagtTACTTTCATTTTTTGAGGCTTCCTCTTTTTTTGAAACTACCCTTGTACTTTCATACCTGTTCcacaaaaataaaaaacacGGGGGATTTTGTTTTCCTCTTTTATTTACTTTTCCATTTTTGAGAAAAACAATTAAATTTGATACTCTCATTCTTTTCAGAAGGAAAGAATTATAACATATCATAAAAtgtgttatatatatggaacatatacaaaaaggctatattatatatatatatatatatatatatatatatatatatattatgtatatattatatttaatatatatatatttatgtaaaaattaatatgaataaattcATACAATGAAATgtattacatattatatatatatatatatatatatatgaaaaattatcCCATTTTTTTGGACTCTTATATTAAGAATATACTTCttaattatgtatataccTTTTATACAACttaagaataatatatataagttttttctcaaaaaatataacgagcatgatatattatcaacgtaaatgtatatattatatatatgtgtatatatatataaatatatatatatatatatatatatatatatatgtattaatttatttaatgttGATAGTCTCTTtgattattaaaaaaaaattatattttattattttatttatttattttttttttttctcttcattaaaattaatacaaaattatataagaTATATCGTACACATTCAAAAATTATGTTGTTATAAAAACACATTtaattatgaataaaaaaaaaaaaaaaaaaaaatgtatatgttattctttaattataaaagaaaaataaaatagcataatatgatataaaatataataagagaatatatatcaaaacacttaatttcatatatttttttctttttttatgataagAAAAGGATTCCAAGAATGACCATGCATATGTGttcaataaaaaaaaaagaaaaaattattatatatatatatatatatatatatatatatatattgaaaaaaaataaatatttaccATACtaatgtatacatatatatatatttatatttatatttatattcatatgtatatatttcctttctatatgttaaatatattttgtattagATGTCCTAAAGAATTATCACctaatataattttatccTCCCTTATATGCGATTTCGTCAAcgatttatttttatttatttgtaatGTTTGTTCATCATTATACGTTTTGTCCTCACccttatatttatcataatttttgaTTTCCTTATCATTTCCTAGTGAATTTGATATATCATCCTTTTCCTCATTTTCAACATTTTGTTCAATGGTTATgttcattattttatttaaggaataattattttgattatataaagttatattataattatgataatattgttttatcatttcttttaattctgttattttatgatataaatgaatataattttttttttttttttttttgtgtagATTATTTTGTTTGATACTCATAATTTGATCATCATTACTtgtatttaatatttctattaaAATCTCgttttttaattttttgtatcTTTCGATAATATCTAGaatgtgtatatttttattatttatatcattaaatTCATATGTATTTGTAAAAGTGTATTGaaaaattttgtttttaaaatattccTTCTTATTTTTGGATAGtctatttttaataacttcacaattatatatatcatcaaataaaatattatcttcacattgattataaaattgttgattatttaaattatttcttataaatCCTTCGAATGTATACTTATGaatattgtttatatgaaaaaagtTGTTATTCCATGTATTACAGCCAAATGAATCAATACTCTCATTAACATCAATTCTAAAAATATCTTCCTTCCTATCGATATCTTTCTTCCTATCCATAACATCTATATCATTACTTTCTTCTTTTGAAGTGTccttcctttttttttttatcttattTGTTATGGCTCCTTTTATATTCGAATACTctttatcataattatgataatagTAATCATCCATTTGctcatataaataataatatttgttaattttatttaaaaagttttcataatataaattatttataacctttttcatataatatatattatctatatttgGATACTCGTCcatgtttttattattatttagatattttttttttttttttgattccgaattttttaataattcaagatatttatttttggTATCATTATATTGTTTTGTAATGTATGaaatttcattattattattattttgaatttttcttaaattatttataatttgaatatattcctctttttctttttttaaaatatccaaatccatatttattttcctAGATTTTTCTTCCTTGATAATTAATGCATTcatcttattttttattgatttgattttattttgtagAAGAAgtatttcattttttagattctttataatatcatcCTTTTGTACAATATCTgttttttgtataatatttttatttttgatagatactattttgttatatatttttatatatatatcacatATTTGTAATGGATATAAATCAcacttatttttatctttattttgttcatggtg
The genomic region above belongs to Plasmodium reichenowi strain SY57 chromosome 13, whole genome shotgun sequence and contains:
- a CDS encoding hypothetical protein (conserved Plasmodium protein, unknown function); its protein translation is MRVSNLIVFLKNGKVNKRGKQNPPCFLFLWNRYESTRVVSKKEEASKNESNYNINNKECSENKNKYESTEICPYFEEKKNGNINKNDSYIKMSKELNENLKQPNFSSKTYDILKYYDDNKNIIRTTRYILKEHINYNIYIKELNMFYNYFYNAYPFFITKYVNYIKEQILLNYNDNMKINTFFSNYKNNENIKTFLSLFHYFNDKNNLFINNNNNNIQKVILKSLHCPNNVTQFLRGLKDNIYFINNKNKKDLLQIKKMFCEKIIECIDNINDINKKIEILLYLSNICDNDKTYDFPYIIHINKKIEQIYEELNKKNKKTVEDQYMMFLLYKEYLSSKNEKYGKMEIKNFLSQELSFYNFLKNENINICLLSLIYRDLSFLNNYEIKYVLMNLVYSKISNSEFFLYSSKEDFLNNKKIKSHVLFNEHNNSININENNISQKENYKLNDDDNNNNNMNNNMNNNMNNNMNNQINHNNNMLNSGIRNFFANSLLRNNFFASLKNEDMTHSSNILNYYSHNVNNTNIHNYVFYNILTSIIQLNESQKRSFDVILLNKMKLFLLHNQKHNHYHLIPYILKIKENVDHMNNFLFMNNIFLIKYVLKYKHIFSKNLYLYILNVFCNTIQMIKKCDNFTDINKRNISLLNDCKKIINYFINEIYYSINLYTLKEFIQFVNLLHKFPSNFTFEIKNNIYLQNGNKMETINKCNIYNNNNNNNNNNNNIMDITNILHFNEEYINNKFDNNNIKIDNNIIDKNLNIESDINDNKNIINSNIRDKQNNVLYSSILNKNNFKTKKKNTHSIINKDDFIILISLSIFNEINEEFIFKIKEKENDILKNNNIQHQYQIYEYIIQNHFIPFVNNTSNYLHLLNQKYDENTREQIMNYFIIFTYINQLDISEICSLVNIIHKINKFQSFIDFYISKHVQKMLNEKWEHIIYSKRSAKKKDLVNYEFDENYLDEYISRMNIEKSINKVENINNVDNTNNGDNTNNGDKTNSVSQNEPVLSSHFEQINLNTHFMYTSNFEKYYYDYDMNTSIINLFILLNEKSQTRNMLATFLPYIDYKKINIFKINLNKFFSSSFINNEANKQKENIIKVEALNERYKDKLKKINNLNTFQLDNNNDTICNNNNYYNSSCGNYINILNGLFGDTFNINKNEHNQNINNNYEEYTLNHPVIYNILQSRLKYNINLKNYLENNEKDTSNEEIKQFMKQEMLSLQNITSLINYINNIKENDPNYDINHNIMNNINNFNNTNCVNNNDNNNYSSMHMDLLNLALKNLIFCKNDIVDIKSYRMISNVLLNINNIYQKIYISSKYSYLNILIMYYIKRMERFLPFFNLQDYLQILQIYIKYNLSKIYMKYLYILNNELNKINIKNINYPFVHIILYFYFKLNYINETFVFKLLNHYISSLNQQQHYMDSSIIRNLIKTNDVLINLCVKNKDVLYFNYMILQKYGNFKDNLELEENVEMDQKNNAVLEQNNMDHINEHITSAIKINDNSSSTNDTPSSFQSKEQKEQNINKNHLENNTNNNNNNNENSHYMEQNNENTINYNSYTMHYKNLEGNQNESTTYEEIDNSPYSTSDINYNSNKINKINNANNSVQKNIVTSKFELSLNQKLNIIYFLCKFHFYNETIKKFYLQVINECINNKNSNINDEDYCKLYEIYVQVILNFYFLSFNKNNKYINYILSNLPCYYWYKREEDKLNFFISSKEYNNIYHILKLVNLPFLVPTLTEIYFIHFFNDSKKDNYNNHIPNNCLHYYQKYNLLIDDIKNKNIAILCVPEENELRDGNNSKRILMNESYYIYENIKKTYATSLLFLSEWKGLSTEGKCDYILKVIHSAVNN